One genomic segment of Catalinimonas alkaloidigena includes these proteins:
- a CDS encoding HARBI1 family protein has translation MDLLYHFAPIVEEHYRHHDMKGQRRKMVRYQERSDSSLTGPVNKLLFILSYMKENPNQAYHGVMFSMSQGKVSLWVNQLSFLLEEALKKMGKMPHREVNKFYNFLYAYVELVMFMDVVERRIGRSPDYQVQKDHYSGKKGCHTLKNLLIANLEGELIYLGETFEGSVHDKSMYDQAELKFPDHRIAERWHSLWVDLGFLGLKAEGVEVYMPEKKPKGKELSNFQKELNTLIASIRVKVEHAIAGVKRLKIIRNQVRIHGWQKRDRMMYIACGLHNLRCQRWAT, from the coding sequence ATGGATTTATTATACCATTTTGCGCCAATAGTTGAAGAACATTATCGTCATCACGATATGAAAGGGCAACGTCGCAAGATGGTACGCTATCAGGAACGAAGTGACAGTAGTTTGACCGGTCCGGTCAATAAGTTACTTTTTATTCTTAGCTACATGAAAGAAAATCCCAACCAAGCATACCATGGAGTGATGTTCTCTATGAGTCAGGGAAAAGTTAGTTTATGGGTAAATCAGCTATCTTTTTTACTTGAAGAAGCTTTAAAGAAAATGGGTAAAATGCCCCATCGTGAAGTGAATAAGTTCTATAATTTCCTCTATGCCTACGTTGAATTGGTTATGTTTATGGATGTAGTGGAACGCAGGATAGGCCGTTCACCAGATTACCAAGTTCAGAAAGATCACTATAGCGGAAAAAAAGGGTGCCATACTTTGAAAAATCTGTTGATTGCCAACCTTGAAGGAGAGCTTATTTACTTAGGAGAAACTTTTGAAGGTAGCGTACATGATAAATCCATGTATGATCAGGCAGAACTTAAGTTTCCTGACCATCGGATCGCCGAGCGATGGCATAGTCTATGGGTGGACTTGGGTTTCCTGGGCCTTAAGGCAGAAGGCGTAGAAGTTTACATGCCTGAGAAGAAGCCCAAAGGAAAAGAACTTTCCAACTTCCAAAAAGAGCTGAATACACTCATTGCAAGTATTAGGGTTAAGGTGGAGCATGCTATTGCTGGAGTAAAAAGACTAAAAATTATTAGGAATCAGGTCAGAATACACGGATGGCAGAAAAGGGATAGGATGATGTATATCGCCTGTGGATTGCACAACCTCAGATGTCAGCGCTGGGCTACATAA